A genomic window from Haladaptatus caseinilyticus includes:
- a CDS encoding type II secretion system F family protein, whose protein sequence is MGLLNFVPLVFALLLLAPVASSPVSRTAYRSVTRFSLKTFGTYVRESGRRRSKRSEILRSAHVGETYRLYASKTWVYSALAAVSGSIIGVYLVGLLLAVLSVSPEAVRESLPARLAFLTDLFSVPQLTLGELFVLLLFSSATVGLLGGVTTYWLRWETPSHRGRARARQIDASLARTVAFIYALSRSGMAFPEIMRTLARNRDVYGETAEEIAVGVKAMDLFGLDMLTAIRQMARQSPSEKFEEFGDNLASVLQSGQSLPSYLHDQYERYQKDAKVQQEAFLELLATLAEGYVSLFVVGPLLLITILVVIGLMGVTDTRTILHVMAYLVIPLGNAGFVVYLDSITESLRVDKETRELLDSTRFDVRRANDPDAGRAVSDGGVSTPNVERLRAFDRFEGVRNALSDPFRVVREKPETILFVTMPLAVLSVLVRLGSDIATGTVTLASADDVVVQAALCVLATFAVVQERNRRRLSAIEAAIPDLLDRLASVNEAGMTVVESFRRVADSDHGVLNVELQRVWRDIEWGTDTAIALRRFENRVDTPTVTRVVTLVTNAMHASGDVGRVLRIAADDAQASRRLKRQRAQEMMTYLIIIYLSFFVFLVIIGSLNSILVPALENLPGASAHDGASTGGSLGGLGTLESVDIDAYTLVFFHTALMQAVCSGFVAGKMGEGKTRDGAKHATAMLAIAYLVFLLLP, encoded by the coding sequence ATGGGACTGCTCAACTTCGTTCCGCTCGTTTTTGCACTGCTCTTGCTCGCACCCGTCGCGTCGTCACCCGTCAGTCGGACAGCATACCGGAGCGTCACCCGATTCTCGCTCAAGACGTTCGGAACCTACGTCCGGGAGAGCGGTCGGCGACGCTCGAAACGGTCGGAGATTCTACGGTCTGCTCACGTCGGCGAAACCTATCGGCTGTACGCGTCGAAGACATGGGTATATTCGGCACTGGCGGCGGTATCCGGAAGCATCATCGGCGTCTATCTCGTCGGATTGCTGTTGGCCGTACTTTCGGTATCTCCCGAAGCAGTTCGTGAATCGCTTCCCGCACGGTTAGCATTTCTCACGGATCTCTTCTCGGTTCCCCAACTGACGCTTGGGGAACTGTTCGTGTTGCTGTTGTTCAGCAGTGCGACGGTCGGTCTGCTCGGTGGCGTCACGACGTACTGGCTTCGCTGGGAAACGCCGTCTCACCGCGGCCGTGCCCGTGCCCGACAGATCGACGCGAGTCTCGCACGCACTGTCGCGTTTATCTACGCCCTCTCTCGGAGCGGAATGGCGTTTCCGGAAATCATGCGGACTTTGGCACGAAACCGGGACGTATACGGCGAAACCGCGGAAGAAATCGCGGTCGGCGTGAAAGCGATGGACCTGTTCGGCCTCGACATGCTGACTGCGATCCGACAGATGGCACGCCAGTCGCCGAGCGAGAAGTTCGAGGAGTTCGGCGACAACTTGGCGAGCGTTCTCCAAAGCGGCCAGAGCCTCCCATCCTATCTCCACGACCAGTACGAACGCTACCAAAAGGACGCGAAAGTCCAACAGGAGGCGTTTTTGGAACTGCTGGCGACGTTGGCGGAGGGGTACGTCTCCTTGTTCGTGGTCGGTCCGCTTCTCCTCATTACCATCCTCGTCGTCATCGGTCTGATGGGCGTTACGGACACACGTACGATTCTTCACGTGATGGCGTATCTGGTCATCCCGCTCGGTAACGCGGGGTTCGTCGTCTATCTGGACAGCATCACCGAATCGCTCCGTGTGGACAAAGAAACGAGGGAACTGCTCGACTCGACTCGGTTCGACGTTCGGCGGGCGAACGACCCGGATGCCGGGCGTGCCGTCAGCGACGGGGGAGTTTCGACCCCTAACGTCGAGCGGCTGAGGGCGTTTGACCGGTTCGAAGGCGTTCGAAACGCACTGTCCGACCCGTTTCGGGTCGTCCGCGAAAAGCCGGAGACCATCCTCTTCGTGACGATGCCGCTCGCAGTTCTCTCGGTACTCGTTCGCCTCGGATCCGATATCGCGACCGGAACGGTCACGCTTGCGTCCGCGGACGACGTGGTGGTACAGGCTGCCCTGTGTGTCTTGGCGACGTTCGCCGTCGTCCAGGAGAGGAATCGACGCCGACTGTCGGCGATCGAGGCCGCGATACCCGACCTGCTCGACCGACTCGCCAGCGTCAACGAGGCGGGGATGACCGTCGTCGAGAGCTTTCGCCGAGTCGCTGACAGCGACCACGGTGTGCTGAACGTGGAACTTCAACGCGTGTGGCGCGACATCGAATGGGGAACCGATACCGCGATTGCGCTCCGACGGTTCGAAAATCGAGTCGATACACCCACAGTTACGCGTGTCGTGACGCTCGTGACGAACGCGATGCACGCCAGCGGGGATGTCGGCCGCGTTCTCCGAATCGCGGCCGACGACGCACAGGCGTCCCGCCGACTGAAGCGACAACGCGCACAGGAGATGATGACGTATCTCATCATTATCTACCTCTCGTTCTTCGTCTTCCTCGTCATCATCGGGTCGTTGAACAGCATTCTCGTTCCCGCGCTGGAAAACCTCCCCGGAGCGAGCGCGCACGATGGGGCTTCGACGGGCGGGAGCCTCGGAGGTCTCGGCACCCTCGAATCGGTCGATATCGACGCCTACACGCTGGTGTTTTTCCACACCGCGTTGATGCAGGCCGTCTGCTCGGGATTCGTCGCGGGGAAAATGGGTGAAGGCAAGACGAGAGACGGAGCGAAACACGCGACGGCCATGCTCGCCATCGCATATCTAGTCTTTCTCCTGCTGCCGTAG
- a CDS encoding class I SAM-dependent methyltransferase, with amino-acid sequence MEPNRGDVQATYDRIAAHFAKTREYAWPEVESFLHGRNADTALDLGCGNGRHAELLTSHAERVVGADVSAGLLAEASARARDRNFDVELVQCDAARIPLSANSIDLAVYVATLHHLPTRDARIDSLDELARVLSPDGTALISAWSTAHDKFDQEDAFDTTVDWTLPGGETVPRFYHIYSPEEFREDVAESALVPDDVSISSGNCYAVVRGRKQ; translated from the coding sequence ATGGAGCCAAACAGGGGTGACGTGCAGGCCACCTACGATCGAATCGCGGCGCATTTCGCCAAAACGCGGGAGTACGCATGGCCCGAAGTCGAATCGTTCCTCCACGGACGGAACGCCGACACCGCGCTCGACCTCGGTTGTGGCAACGGACGGCACGCGGAACTGCTGACCTCGCACGCGGAGCGCGTCGTCGGCGCGGACGTGAGCGCGGGCTTGCTGGCGGAAGCCAGCGCCCGCGCTCGGGACCGGAACTTCGACGTCGAACTCGTCCAGTGTGATGCGGCACGGATTCCGCTATCAGCGAACAGTATCGACCTTGCGGTGTACGTCGCCACGCTTCACCACCTCCCGACTCGTGATGCACGCATCGATAGTTTGGACGAACTGGCGCGGGTACTCTCCCCCGACGGAACCGCACTGATCAGCGCGTGGAGCACGGCACACGATAAGTTCGATCAAGAGGATGCTTTCGACACGACAGTCGATTGGACGCTCCCGGGCGGCGAGACGGTTCCGAGATTCTACCACATCTACTCGCCCGAGGAGTTCCGCGAGGACGTCGCCGAAAGCGCGCTCGTTCCCGACGACGTGTCGATTTCGAGCGGCAACTGCTATGCCGTGGTTCGTGGACGGAAACAGTAA
- a CDS encoding class I SAM-dependent methyltransferase, which yields MSDDSIASTDDLLRTNRNRWDELAEHHPDTEFYDIERFLDGGSTLRPLELDELGEIRGQSLLHLQCHFGLDTLSWAREGATVTGVDFSGTAIEMARELADEADLDAEFVRANIYDLPDELDGDFDVVFTSYGVLAWLPDLESWADVIEETLVPGGTFYMAEIHPLGTTFADLRPDGTANIEHSYFEDGATRYEVEGTYADWDADIENTTAVEWQHGLGEVVTALASAGLKIEFVHEFPFSCYQQFPAMEQGEDGWWRVPDAEEHVPFTFSVKAKKAD from the coding sequence ATGTCAGACGACTCTATCGCTTCGACCGACGACCTTCTACGAACGAATCGAAACCGATGGGACGAACTCGCCGAACACCACCCGGACACCGAATTCTACGATATCGAACGATTCCTCGACGGCGGTTCGACCCTTCGACCGCTGGAACTGGATGAACTGGGCGAAATACGTGGACAATCCCTGTTGCACCTGCAGTGCCATTTCGGACTCGACACGCTGTCGTGGGCCCGCGAAGGAGCAACCGTAACCGGGGTTGACTTTTCGGGGACGGCCATCGAGATGGCCCGCGAACTCGCCGACGAAGCGGACTTGGATGCCGAGTTCGTCCGAGCGAACATCTATGACCTGCCCGACGAACTCGATGGCGACTTCGATGTGGTGTTTACCTCCTACGGCGTCCTTGCGTGGTTGCCCGACCTCGAAAGTTGGGCCGACGTAATCGAGGAAACCCTCGTTCCCGGCGGCACGTTCTACATGGCGGAAATCCACCCCCTTGGAACGACCTTCGCTGACCTTCGACCGGACGGAACCGCGAATATCGAGCACTCATACTTCGAGGACGGTGCGACGCGCTACGAAGTGGAAGGAACCTATGCGGACTGGGACGCGGACATCGAGAACACGACCGCAGTGGAATGGCAACACGGTCTCGGCGAAGTCGTGACTGCGCTTGCTTCGGCGGGATTGAAAATCGAGTTCGTCCACGAGTTTCCGTTCTCCTGCTACCAGCAGTTTCCCGCGATGGAACAGGGCGAAGACGGTTGGTGGCGTGTTCCTGACGCGGAAGAACACGTTCCGTTCACCTTCTCCGTGAAAGCGAAAAAGGCGGATTGA
- a CDS encoding penicillin acylase family protein encodes MDTDTTRRALVGAILGGTVAGSALSPVRSYLRRFAPLSGAAWDGATDRPDSRVESPYGSAKLRYDADGVPNITADSEEALYFAVGYAQARDRLFQLDLQRRLMRGEVAAVVGEAAISTDEFHVQMDFAGAAEATWNHVANTDTGALVRAFSDGVNDYIENEPLPLEFSLLEYEPDPWNPADTMLMEKQISWNLTGSFLTLRRAKVAKMLGREAAEDLYPARLDHDSPIIRNDGSDNEDSPNEGVSLDGTTAEDPAVDSVGTALLDWLGEFERDHGIGSNSWVVSGKHTKSGQPIVANDPHLSLMAPPVWYEMNLEVGETRVRGVTFPGVPFVVIGRNHAGAWGFTNTGADVIDFYRYETDGDRYRYEGEWRDFDTERREIEVADGESRSVTVRKTVHGPMLEREGHRVGVSWTGHTATETTLAIHRYSGSGGMQDVLSATRQFDLPTQNLVYADESGNTLYYVTGRIPRRMADGEEVRGNRIFDGSAGEGEWKGFEPFGVSSWNGFVPFEEKPHVVNPDVLATANQRVTDDRFPSEGYSSPYRGKRIYELLDQAAESEAIDVATMKKIQDDTRDLRAERLVPELLDSARGKDGLQSAIETLSNWNYRMERDSRGALLFVHWFDAFRKETFDDEFKRAGLDEDYYPRDWVLANLEAERWFGGDGRKAVMVRALRNAIETIDEEGYDTFGDYNTTRTITHPFDQSFLNYPELPTDGASHTVNNYRVESAVGSSWRMICPMGGDSEAILPGGNSGEYFSDHYRDQLEAWANTEYKPMSLEIRGEVAVTFHGGER; translated from the coding sequence ATGGACACGGATACCACGCGGCGGGCGCTCGTCGGTGCGATTCTCGGCGGAACCGTCGCCGGGAGCGCACTTTCGCCGGTTCGGAGCTATCTTCGACGGTTCGCTCCCCTGAGTGGGGCGGCATGGGACGGGGCGACGGACCGACCCGACTCCCGCGTCGAAAGTCCCTATGGCTCCGCAAAACTTCGGTACGACGCGGACGGCGTTCCGAACATCACGGCGGACAGCGAGGAAGCCCTCTATTTTGCGGTCGGATATGCACAGGCCCGGGATCGGCTCTTTCAACTCGACCTTCAGCGCCGGTTGATGCGGGGCGAAGTCGCGGCCGTCGTCGGCGAAGCAGCGATTTCGACCGATGAGTTCCACGTTCAGATGGACTTCGCGGGCGCGGCGGAAGCGACCTGGAACCACGTCGCGAACACCGACACTGGCGCTCTCGTGCGTGCCTTTTCGGACGGCGTTAACGATTACATCGAGAACGAACCGCTTCCGCTCGAATTCTCCCTGCTGGAGTACGAACCCGACCCGTGGAACCCCGCGGACACGATGCTGATGGAGAAACAGATCTCGTGGAATCTGACGGGGAGTTTTCTGACGCTACGGCGGGCAAAGGTCGCCAAAATGCTCGGGCGGGAAGCGGCCGAGGACCTCTATCCCGCACGGCTCGACCACGATTCACCCATCATCCGAAACGATGGGAGCGATAACGAGGACTCGCCAAACGAGGGAGTGTCGCTCGACGGCACTACCGCCGAGGACCCGGCGGTGGATTCGGTCGGTACCGCGCTTCTCGATTGGCTGGGCGAGTTCGAGCGCGACCATGGAATCGGGTCGAACAGTTGGGTCGTCTCCGGCAAGCACACGAAAAGCGGCCAGCCGATCGTAGCGAACGACCCGCATCTCAGCCTGATGGCCCCGCCGGTTTGGTACGAGATGAACCTCGAAGTCGGCGAGACGCGCGTTCGCGGGGTTACGTTCCCAGGCGTTCCGTTCGTCGTCATCGGCCGGAATCACGCCGGGGCGTGGGGATTTACGAACACCGGCGCGGACGTCATCGACTTCTATCGGTACGAGACGGATGGCGACCGGTATCGATACGAGGGCGAATGGCGCGATTTCGACACCGAACGGCGTGAAATCGAGGTTGCGGATGGCGAAAGTCGGTCGGTAACTGTTCGGAAGACGGTTCACGGGCCGATGCTGGAACGCGAGGGTCATCGTGTCGGTGTCTCGTGGACTGGTCACACTGCGACCGAAACGACACTGGCGATTCATCGGTACAGCGGGAGTGGAGGGATGCAAGACGTCCTGTCCGCGACGCGGCAGTTCGACCTGCCGACGCAGAACCTCGTGTATGCGGACGAGTCGGGGAACACGCTCTACTACGTCACGGGGCGGATTCCGCGGCGGATGGCGGACGGCGAGGAGGTCCGAGGGAATCGAATCTTCGACGGGTCCGCCGGGGAGGGCGAATGGAAAGGGTTCGAACCGTTCGGCGTCTCGTCGTGGAACGGCTTCGTTCCCTTCGAGGAGAAACCGCATGTCGTCAACCCGGACGTGTTGGCCACGGCAAACCAGCGAGTGACGGACGACCGATTTCCCTCGGAAGGCTACTCCAGTCCGTATCGAGGGAAGCGAATCTACGAACTGTTGGACCAAGCGGCCGAATCCGAAGCGATCGATGTAGCGACGATGAAGAAGATACAGGACGATACGCGGGATTTGCGGGCTGAACGGCTCGTACCGGAACTCCTCGATTCGGCACGGGGAAAGGACGGCCTCCAGTCGGCGATCGAGACGCTGTCGAATTGGAACTACCGCATGGAACGCGACTCCCGGGGTGCTCTGTTGTTCGTCCACTGGTTCGACGCGTTTCGGAAGGAAACGTTCGATGACGAGTTCAAACGTGCTGGATTGGACGAGGACTATTACCCTCGCGACTGGGTGCTGGCAAACCTCGAAGCGGAACGCTGGTTCGGCGGCGACGGGAGGAAGGCGGTGATGGTTCGTGCCCTTCGAAACGCTATCGAGACTATCGACGAGGAAGGATACGACACGTTCGGCGATTACAACACGACCCGTACGATCACTCACCCGTTCGACCAGTCGTTTTTGAACTATCCCGAACTGCCGACGGACGGAGCAAGTCACACAGTAAACAACTATCGAGTCGAGTCCGCGGTTGGCAGCAGTTGGCGGATGATATGCCCAATGGGTGGCGATTCGGAGGCGATTCTGCCGGGTGGCAACTCGGGAGAGTACTTCTCCGACCACTACCGTGACCAACTGGAAGCGTGGGCGAACACGGAGTACAAACCGATGTCACTCGAAATCCGTGGCGAAGTTGCGGTCACGTTCCACGGAGGCGAGCGATGA
- a CDS encoding 2Fe-2S iron-sulfur cluster-binding protein: MRDRHRIELRWRDGRTETVHGTEDESVLDAAERAGVGLPFGCRTGACATCTGRMIEGEIEHARPPRGLKREFEQGGYVLLCIARARTDCRIEVGSDVQTDLVTNPWK; the protein is encoded by the coding sequence GTGAGGGATCGCCATAGAATCGAACTCCGGTGGCGTGATGGGCGAACGGAAACCGTCCACGGAACCGAGGATGAGTCGGTTCTCGATGCCGCGGAACGGGCCGGAGTCGGCCTCCCCTTTGGCTGTCGAACCGGCGCGTGTGCGACGTGCACCGGCCGAATGATCGAGGGGGAAATCGAACACGCACGACCGCCACGAGGACTGAAACGCGAGTTCGAGCAGGGCGGATACGTCCTGCTCTGTATCGCACGGGCGAGGACGGATTGCCGGATCGAAGTCGGCAGTGACGTACAAACCGATCTCGTGACGAATCCGTGGAAATGA
- a CDS encoding selenium-binding protein SBP56-related protein: MSDTESSESEAHEQHEHHDVEGPGYATPQAAIEQAEREQIAYVPSLYVGTDVDAPDFLSVVDINPDSNTYCEVIDRVEMPNKGDELHHFGWNACSSSCHVEGLERRHLVVPGQRSSRLHIIDTKDRESPEIVKVIEPEEVYEYDLSAPHTVHCIPDGEILVSMLGNKDGDLPGGFLELNDDFEIEGRWDPPGEIEMNYDFWYQPRHNVMVSSEWAAPKTYYPGFGLDDVEAGNYGHKLHVWDWTDRTVEQTLDLGEEGMIPLEVRFLHSPEAVHGYVGAALSSNVFHFYEREKEWFAEKVIDVEPREHEDWDMPVPGLITDLLVSMDDRYLFFSNWLHGDVRMYDVSDPANPRLADQLWAGGLFGPRHPTGEDDRPVIAGPQMLQLSIDGERLYWTTSLFSTWDNQFYPEEAERGSVMLKADVNPRKGTMTLDEDFLVDFGEMPNGPARAHEIRWPDGDCTSDVWQ; encoded by the coding sequence ATGAGCGATACCGAATCATCCGAAAGCGAAGCGCACGAACAGCACGAACACCACGACGTAGAGGGGCCGGGCTATGCGACGCCGCAGGCCGCCATCGAGCAGGCCGAGCGCGAGCAAATCGCGTACGTACCATCGCTGTACGTCGGCACCGACGTCGACGCGCCGGACTTTCTGTCGGTCGTGGATATCAACCCGGATTCGAACACGTACTGTGAAGTCATCGACAGGGTGGAGATGCCGAACAAAGGCGACGAGCTACACCACTTCGGCTGGAACGCCTGTTCGTCGTCCTGTCACGTCGAAGGTTTGGAGCGGCGGCATCTCGTCGTTCCGGGCCAGCGGTCGTCCCGATTGCACATCATCGATACGAAAGACCGGGAGAGCCCGGAAATCGTGAAGGTCATCGAACCGGAGGAAGTGTACGAGTACGACCTTTCTGCTCCGCACACGGTCCACTGCATTCCGGATGGCGAGATTCTCGTTTCCATGCTTGGGAACAAGGACGGCGACCTACCGGGTGGCTTCCTCGAACTGAACGACGATTTCGAAATCGAAGGACGCTGGGACCCGCCGGGCGAAATCGAGATGAACTACGACTTCTGGTATCAACCTCGGCACAACGTGATGGTTTCCTCGGAGTGGGCCGCACCGAAAACCTACTATCCAGGCTTCGGCTTGGACGACGTGGAAGCAGGAAACTACGGCCACAAACTCCACGTCTGGGACTGGACGGACCGGACGGTCGAACAGACGCTCGATTTGGGCGAGGAAGGTATGATTCCACTGGAAGTACGATTCCTGCACAGTCCCGAAGCGGTGCACGGCTACGTCGGTGCGGCGTTGTCCTCGAACGTCTTCCACTTCTACGAGCGCGAAAAGGAGTGGTTCGCGGAGAAGGTGATCGACGTAGAACCGCGCGAACACGAGGACTGGGACATGCCCGTCCCGGGCCTCATCACCGACCTCCTCGTTTCGATGGACGACCGCTACCTGTTCTTCTCGAACTGGCTCCACGGCGACGTTCGTATGTACGACGTGAGCGACCCGGCGAACCCGCGTCTCGCGGACCAACTCTGGGCTGGTGGCCTCTTCGGCCCGCGACATCCGACGGGTGAAGACGACCGACCGGTCATCGCCGGGCCACAGATGCTTCAGCTGTCCATCGACGGCGAGCGACTGTACTGGACGACTTCGCTGTTCTCGACGTGGGACAATCAGTTCTATCCGGAGGAAGCGGAACGCGGTTCCGTGATGCTCAAGGCCGACGTGAACCCTCGAAAAGGGACGATGACGTTGGATGAGGATTTCCTGGTCGATTTCGGCGAGATGCCGAACGGCCCGGCTCGTGCACACGAAATCAGGTGGCCGGACGGCGACTGCACGAGCGACGTGTGGCAGTGA
- the ndk gene encoding nucleoside-diphosphate kinase produces MSERTFVMVKPDGVQRGLIGEIVSRFEDRGLKMVGGKFMQISEELAHDHYGEHEGKPFFDGLVEFITSGPVFAMVWEGQDATQQVRRMMGETDPAESAPGTIRGDFGLDLGRNVIHGSDHEDEGANEREIDLFFDEGELVDYEKIDAEWLYE; encoded by the coding sequence ATGAGCGAGCGAACGTTCGTAATGGTCAAGCCCGACGGCGTTCAGCGCGGCCTCATCGGTGAGATCGTCTCCCGATTCGAGGACCGCGGTCTGAAGATGGTCGGCGGCAAGTTCATGCAGATAAGCGAGGAACTCGCCCACGACCACTACGGTGAACACGAGGGCAAGCCGTTCTTCGACGGCCTCGTCGAGTTCATCACCTCCGGACCCGTCTTCGCGATGGTTTGGGAGGGACAGGACGCGACACAGCAGGTTCGCCGCATGATGGGCGAAACCGACCCCGCCGAATCCGCCCCGGGCACCATCCGTGGCGACTTCGGACTCGACCTCGGCCGGAACGTTATCCACGGTTCGGATCACGAGGACGAGGGCGCGAACGAGCGCGAAATCGACCTGTTCTTCGACGAGGGCGAACTGGTCGATTACGAGAAGATCGACGCCGAGTGGCTGTACGAGTAA
- a CDS encoding 50S ribosomal protein L24e, whose protein sequence is MPQTRECDYCGDDIEPGTGTMFVRTDGSTIHYCSSKCEKNADLGREPRDLEWTADGQAESGNE, encoded by the coding sequence ATGCCACAAACGCGAGAGTGTGACTACTGCGGCGACGACATCGAACCCGGAACGGGAACGATGTTCGTCCGCACGGACGGATCGACCATCCACTACTGCTCCAGCAAATGTGAGAAGAACGCCGACCTCGGTCGCGAACCACGCGACCTCGAATGGACGGCGGATGGCCAAGCAGAGAGTGGGAACGAATGA
- a CDS encoding 30S ribosomal protein S28e — protein sequence MSAEETGQEDSTSAEVIEIVGKTGMHGEAMQVKCRIREGENQGRIITRNCLGPVREGDVLQLRETAREADSIGGQ from the coding sequence ATGAGTGCTGAAGAGACCGGACAGGAGGACTCCACCTCCGCCGAGGTCATCGAAATCGTCGGTAAGACGGGGATGCACGGCGAGGCCATGCAGGTCAAATGCCGCATCCGCGAGGGAGAGAATCAAGGGCGTATCATTACGCGCAACTGTCTCGGCCCCGTCCGAGAGGGCGACGTGCTGCAGCTGCGCGAGACCGCACGCGAGGCAGACTCCATCGGAGGACAATAA
- the rpl7ae gene encoding 50S ribosomal protein L7Ae, producing the protein MPVYVNYDVPADLQDRALDTLEVARDTGTVKKGTNETTKAVERGNADLIYVAEDVQPEEIVMHLPELADEKGIPFIFVETQDDVGHAAGLEVGSAAAAIVDAGEASDDVDDIASKVEELR; encoded by the coding sequence ATGCCAGTATACGTCAACTACGACGTCCCAGCCGACCTCCAAGACCGAGCACTCGATACGCTCGAGGTCGCACGGGACACCGGAACCGTAAAGAAAGGAACGAACGAGACGACCAAGGCTGTCGAGCGCGGTAACGCCGACCTCATCTACGTCGCCGAAGACGTCCAGCCGGAAGAAATCGTCATGCACCTGCCAGAACTCGCCGACGAGAAGGGAATCCCCTTCATCTTCGTCGAGACGCAGGACGATGTCGGTCACGCGGCTGGCCTCGAAGTCGGCAGCGCCGCCGCCGCCATCGTGGACGCTGGCGAAGCCAGCGACGACGTGGACGACATCGCCTCGAAGGTCGAGGAACTTCGGTGA
- a CDS encoding cytochrome c oxidase subunit 3 gives MSGGNVGEEHEPHHHPAPEDWPRGFGEASWWPFVSAFGVAGLYVGAGLYVLSHGGNDYVSPLSSAAVFVAGTVVFLIGLYGWLYHGFVDRYWSYEGAGGTKLRWAMVLFLITEVATFGAGFVYYFFIRAGTWPPTGQTIPPLVNSLVLINTLILVTSSVTLHFSHVALHRGKRRQFVGLLTLTVVLSIVFIGGQAFEYYEYITHEGFTLTSGVFGSAFFGLTGLHGLHVSLGIVLMTILLGRALIGQYNADRDTSISTVSMYWHFVDAVWIFLVVSIYAGASLSG, from the coding sequence ATGAGTGGGGGAAACGTCGGAGAGGAGCACGAACCGCATCACCACCCGGCACCCGAAGACTGGCCGCGGGGGTTCGGTGAAGCGTCGTGGTGGCCGTTCGTTTCGGCGTTCGGTGTCGCAGGGCTGTACGTCGGTGCGGGACTGTACGTTTTGAGCCACGGCGGAAACGACTACGTCTCGCCGTTGTCGAGTGCGGCCGTCTTCGTCGCCGGGACGGTAGTTTTCCTCATCGGTCTGTACGGCTGGCTGTATCACGGGTTCGTGGACCGCTACTGGAGTTACGAGGGGGCGGGCGGGACGAAACTTCGCTGGGCGATGGTGCTGTTCCTCATCACGGAGGTTGCAACCTTCGGCGCGGGCTTCGTCTACTACTTTTTCATCCGTGCAGGAACGTGGCCGCCGACCGGTCAAACGATTCCACCGTTAGTGAACTCGCTCGTACTCATCAACACACTCATCCTCGTTACGAGCAGTGTCACGCTTCACTTTTCACACGTCGCGCTCCACCGAGGCAAACGGCGGCAGTTCGTCGGTTTGCTGACTCTGACAGTCGTCTTGTCCATCGTCTTCATCGGCGGTCAAGCGTTCGAATATTACGAGTACATCACTCACGAGGGGTTCACGCTTACCTCGGGCGTTTTCGGGAGCGCGTTCTTCGGCCTGACCGGCCTTCACGGCCTTCACGTCTCGCTCGGAATCGTTCTCATGACGATTCTGCTCGGTCGCGCCCTCATCGGGCAGTACAACGCCGACCGAGACACCTCCATCAGCACCGTTTCGATGTATTGGCACTTCGTAGACGCGGTTTGGATCTTCCTTGTCGTGTCCATCTACGCCGGGGCATCGCTTTCTGGCTGA